One segment of Rutidosis leptorrhynchoides isolate AG116_Rl617_1_P2 unplaced genomic scaffold, CSIRO_AGI_Rlap_v1 contig260, whole genome shotgun sequence DNA contains the following:
- the LOC139882363 gene encoding uncharacterized protein gives MDVAHCCLEGNADAVEFCPIDSFHHVLAASTYTLEEGDLPSRKGSISLFNVTADKGGTLELFHRADTAGIFDIKWSPVRGNVGPLLGQADADGCLRIHQLEGSEDGGNTLREMTGEKVSSSMCLYLDWNPSGTSITVGLSNGSVLINSLAESQLETVQEWKAHDFEVWTTSFDIHQPDLVYTGSDDCKFSCWDLRDGPSKLAFQNSNVHKMGVCCIVKSPDEPNTVLTGSYDEILRVWDVRSTSKPVNESSICLGGGVWRIKYHPHVQGSVLAACMHNGFAIVKIGDKEAQVVETYSKHDSLAYGADWQKGERNTSVIATCSFYDKLLRIWMPKGVSIA, from the exons ATGGATGTGGCACATTGCTGTCTAGAAGGAAACGCAGACGCTGTCGAATTCTGTCCGATCGATTCATTTCATCACGTGTTAGCGGCTTCGACGTATACCCTGGAGGAAGGTGATCTACCGAGTAGAAAAGGGAGCATATCGCTCTTCAATGTCACTGCTGATAAAGGAGGCACGCTTGAGTTATTTCATCGTGCTGATACTGCTGGCATTTTTGATATTAAGTGGAGCCCTGTCAGAGGTAATGTGGGTCCTCTTCTCGGTCAAGCTGATGCTGATGGCTGCTTGAGAATCCACCAGCTAGAAGGCTCTGAAGATGGAG GGAATACTCTAAGAGAAATGACCGGAGAAAAGGTCAGCTCCTCCATGTGCTTGTATCTGGATTGGAATCCTTCTGGCACGTCGATCACAGTTGGGCTTTCGAACGGTTCAGTATTGATAAATTCTTTGGCAGAGTCCCAGTTAGAAACTGTACAAGAATGGAAAGCACACGATTTTGAGGTTTGGACAACTTCATTCGATATCCACCAACCAGATTTGGTATATACTGGTTCAGATGACTGCAAATTCAGTTGCTGGGATTTACGCGATGGTCCATCGAAATTAGCATTTCAAAATTCCAATGTTCATAAAATGGGTGTTTGCTGCATCGTAAAGAGCCCGGATGAACCTAATACCGTACTTACCGGAAGCTACGATGAAATCCTTAGAGTGTGGGATGTAAGGTCAACCTCGAAGCCCGTGAATGAAAGTTCGATTTGTTTAGGGGGTGGAGTATGGAGGATCAAGTACCATCCACACGTACAAGGCTCGGTCTTGGCAGCTTGTATGCACAACGGGTTTGCAATTGTCAAGATTGGAGACAAAGAAGCTCAAGTTGTTGAAACTTACAGCAAGCATGACTCACTTGCTTATGGTGCAGATTGGCAGAAAGGTGAAAGAAATACTTCTGTGATCGCTACTTGCTCATTTTATGACAAACTTCTTCGTATATGGATGCCAAAAGGTGTTTCTATTGCATGA
- the LOC139882364 gene encoding major strawberry allergen Fra a 1.04-like gives MGVFTYENETTSPIAPPRLFNALAVETDKLSAKVAPEIIKNTEIIQGDGGAGTVKKITFQEGPKEGYMKHRIDSIDKDNLAYNYSIIEGDFMADKIEKISHENKIIASPDGGSILKVKTTIYIIDGADISEDAMKAGQEKGYVLFKAIETYLLANPNECI, from the exons ATGGGTGTTTTCACTTACGAAAATGAGACCACTTCTCCCATCGCTCCCCCTAGATTGTTCAATGCGTTAGCCGTCGAAACTGATAAACTCTCAGCTAAAGTTGCACCTGAGATCATCAAAAATACCGAGATCATTCAAGGTGATGGAGGAGCCGGAACCGTTAAGAAGATTACTTTTCAAGAAG GTCCCAAAGAAGGATATATGAAGCACAGAATCGATTCTATTGACAAAGATAATCTGGCATATAATTACAGTATTATTGAAGGAGATTTTATGGCCGATAAGATTGAAAAGATATCTCATGAGAACAAGATTATAGCTTCTCCGGATGGAGGTTCTATCTTGAAGGTGAAGACCACCATCTACATCATCGATGGTGCTGATATATCGGAAGATGCAATGAAGGCTGGTCAAGAAAAGGGTTATGTCTTGTTCAAGGCCATTGAGACTTATCTCTTGGCAAATCCAAATGAATGCATCTAA